The Gemella massiliensis genome contains a region encoding:
- a CDS encoding aminotransferase class I/II-fold pyridoxal phosphate-dependent enzyme, with the protein MEIKKSLENKFNTSLANLTGSPIREFDRFASTIDGIIKLTLGEPDFNTAEEVKEAAKNALDNNRTHYSVNNGIVELRTAWAKNLKNKFGLNYLPDEVIVTIGASAAIEHTISAITNEGDTILIVTPYFSAYEGVGILNKCNIKFIDTVDNGFKLTPKQLDKVLSENPNAKALLINYPNNPSGVSYTRDEVEAIADVLKKYDIFVVSDEIYGDITYDYKHTSLATFIPEQTVLISGLSKSHAMTGWRVGFIAAPEAMIKKIGVFHLFTVSGAATFIQDAAVEALENEEVEKYNQHMIETYRERKDYMVPKLRELGFEIPEIEGAFYIFAKIPEQYSSLGAMDFCKLLAKEAKVGVIPGTAFGSAYNDYFRISYATSIENIKEAVERITKFINK; encoded by the coding sequence ATGGAAATAAAAAAGTCATTAGAAAATAAGTTTAATACATCACTTGCGAATTTAACAGGATCTCCGATAAGGGAGTTTGACAGATTTGCTTCAACAATAGACGGTATTATAAAATTGACGTTAGGGGAGCCGGATTTTAATACCGCAGAAGAAGTTAAAGAAGCTGCAAAAAATGCTTTAGATAATAATAGAACACATTATTCTGTAAATAACGGTATTGTAGAACTAAGAACTGCATGGGCAAAAAATTTAAAAAATAAATTCGGATTGAACTATTTACCTGATGAAGTTATTGTTACGATAGGGGCATCTGCAGCTATAGAACATACAATATCTGCGATAACTAATGAGGGAGATACTATTTTAATTGTAACGCCATATTTTTCTGCTTATGAAGGTGTAGGTATTTTAAATAAATGTAATATTAAATTCATAGATACTGTTGATAATGGATTTAAGCTGACACCGAAACAATTGGATAAAGTTTTATCAGAAAATCCTAATGCTAAAGCTTTATTAATTAACTATCCGAATAACCCAAGCGGTGTATCTTATACTAGAGATGAAGTTGAAGCTATAGCGGATGTTTTGAAAAAATATGATATTTTTGTAGTGAGTGATGAAATTTATGGAGATATAACATATGACTATAAACATACTTCATTAGCTACATTTATTCCGGAGCAAACGGTATTAATCAGTGGATTATCAAAATCACATGCTATGACAGGGTGGCGTGTAGGTTTTATTGCAGCGCCGGAGGCAATGATTAAAAAAATCGGTGTTTTCCATTTATTTACCGTATCAGGGGCAGCGACATTTATTCAAGATGCAGCAGTAGAGGCATTGGAAAATGAAGAGGTGGAAAAATATAATCAACACATGATAGAAACTTATCGTGAAAGAAAAGATTATATGGTTCCAAAACTTCGTGAATTAGGATTTGAAATTCCGGAAATAGAGGGTGCATTTTATATTTTTGCAAAAATCCCTGAACAATATAGTAGTTTAGGTGCAATGGATTTTTGTAAGTTGTTAGCGAAAGAAGCCAAAGTTGGTGTAATCCCGGGGACTGCATTCGGTTCGGCATATAATGATTATTTTAGAATAAGTTATGCAACAAGTATTGAAAATATAAAAGAAGCTGTAGAGAGAATAACAAAATTTATTAATAAATAG